A genome region from Dolichospermum compactum NIES-806 includes the following:
- a CDS encoding IS4 family transposase, whose amino-acid sequence MNQINLLRDTLKPHLEWHGARLSFLALFLISLLRVKTVNLVELATGFRNCAKNESNYKRLQRFFRDFDIDYAVIAKMIVKIMNIPQPWVLSIDRTEWRFGQIWLNILMLGVVHNGVAYPLVWQILEKKGNSNTDERMDLLDRFGQLFPDAQVDYISADREFVGAEWLSYLLLEPNIPFRIRIRHTDLISDTEKTLPGSVIFAHLAAGESQVLSTRRWVWGRSVYVAGLRLDDGKLLIVISDTSPQTIIADYGRRWGIETLFGMFKTRGFCLESTHFIDSNRLSKLLALLSLAMCWAVKTGEWLHQHQPIKIKKHGRFAKSVFRYGLDYLRSLVTDLDLKYDDFLLSLNFLSCT is encoded by the coding sequence ATGAACCAGATTAACCTATTACGAGACACACTAAAACCACATTTGGAATGGCATGGAGCGCGTCTAAGCTTTTTAGCGTTATTTTTAATATCTTTATTAAGAGTAAAGACAGTGAACTTGGTAGAATTAGCAACTGGTTTTCGCAACTGTGCTAAAAACGAATCCAATTACAAACGGTTGCAAAGATTTTTCCGAGATTTTGATATAGATTATGCAGTCATAGCGAAAATGATTGTAAAAATCATGAACATTCCCCAGCCTTGGGTGTTAAGTATTGACCGGACTGAATGGCGTTTTGGTCAAATATGGTTAAATATCCTCATGTTGGGAGTAGTACATAATGGTGTCGCTTACCCCCTAGTTTGGCAGATATTGGAGAAGAAAGGTAACTCCAACACGGATGAACGAATGGATTTACTTGACCGATTTGGACAACTGTTCCCAGATGCACAAGTTGACTATATCAGTGCTGACAGAGAATTCGTGGGGGCAGAATGGTTAAGTTATTTACTGCTTGAACCAAATATTCCATTCCGAATCAGGATTCGTCACACTGATTTAATTAGTGATACAGAAAAGACTCTTCCAGGTAGCGTCATTTTTGCTCATCTGGCTGCGGGTGAATCTCAGGTTTTATCTACTCGTCGTTGGGTCTGGGGTCGTTCAGTTTATGTAGCTGGTTTACGTCTTGATGATGGCAAGTTATTAATCGTGATTTCTGATACTTCTCCCCAAACCATAATTGCTGACTATGGCCGTCGTTGGGGGATTGAAACTTTGTTCGGTATGTTTAAAACTCGTGGTTTTTGCTTGGAATCTACACATTTTATTGATTCTAACCGATTGAGTAAGCTCTTAGCTTTACTGTCATTAGCTATGTGTTGGGCTGTCAAGACTGGAGAATGGTTGCATCAACACCAACCTATCAAAATCAAGAAACATGGACGTTTTGCTAAAAGTGTTTTTCGTTACGGTTTAGATTATCTGCGTTCTCTTGTTACTGATTTAGATTTGAAATATGACGACTTTCTTCTCTCTCTCAATTTTTTGTCCTGTACTTAG
- a CDS encoding PAM68 family protein has product MAAEESERSALPFEPNKKRPKPAKAISQPVIKIKEPQEKSQQQRRYSKQEMAIPEVVSQRMIRRVAGFCGVPTALGISSLIVSYLLVTLADIQLPPIAVLLVNMGLFGLGVLGITYGVLSASWDEEKPGTLLGLDEFSTNWGRMTEVWRETQKKNV; this is encoded by the coding sequence ATGGCTGCTGAAGAATCGGAACGTAGTGCCTTACCTTTTGAGCCAAACAAAAAGCGTCCAAAACCTGCTAAGGCTATTAGTCAACCCGTTATCAAAATCAAAGAACCTCAAGAAAAATCGCAACAGCAACGCCGTTATTCTAAACAAGAAATGGCGATTCCTGAAGTAGTTAGCCAGCGGATGATTCGCCGAGTAGCTGGTTTTTGCGGTGTCCCCACAGCTTTAGGAATTTCTAGTTTGATAGTTAGCTATTTGCTAGTTACCTTGGCTGATATCCAACTTCCTCCTATCGCGGTTTTGTTGGTGAATATGGGATTATTTGGTTTAGGGGTGTTAGGAATTACCTATGGTGTTCTTTCCGCTTCTTGGGATGAAGAAAAACCGGGAACTCTCCTGGGTTTGGATGAATTTAGCACTAACTGGGGAAGGATGACCGAAGTTTGGCGTGAGACCCAGAAAAAGAACGTCTAA
- the rpsO gene encoding 30S ribosomal protein S15 — MALTQQRKQELISGYQVHETDTGSADVQIAMLTDRINRLSQHLQANKKDHSSRRGLLKMIGQRKRLLAYIQAGSQEKYKAIIGRLGIRG, encoded by the coding sequence ATGGCTCTGACGCAACAGCGCAAACAAGAACTCATTTCTGGATACCAAGTTCATGAAACCGATACTGGTTCGGCTGATGTCCAAATTGCAATGCTAACTGACCGCATTAACCGCCTTAGTCAACATTTGCAAGCTAATAAAAAAGACCATTCCTCCCGCAGAGGGCTATTGAAGATGATTGGTCAAAGAAAGCGTCTTCTAGCTTATATCCAAGCAGGTAGTCAGGAAAAATATAAAGCTATCATTGGTCGTCTCGGTATTCGCGGTTAG
- a CDS encoding Uma2 family endonuclease — protein MQSPLYLFTIAEYLELEQSSDIRHEYFAGEVFAMAGGSKEHNIISGNVYSRLRSRLRGSSCNVFMSDMKVRINLANDNKTIFYYPDVVVSCDTEDQDSYFLNYPCLIIEVLSPSTETIDRREKLVNYRGLASLKEYVLISQNEVKVEVYRQDEKRNWTIQTLMNRDDKLHLGSVGLILETADIYEDIINI, from the coding sequence ATGCAATCTCCTCTTTACCTGTTCACTATTGCAGAATATTTGGAATTAGAACAATCTAGCGATATTCGTCATGAATATTTTGCAGGTGAAGTCTTTGCTATGGCTGGAGGTAGTAAGGAACATAATATAATCTCTGGCAATGTTTACTCGCGTTTACGTTCTCGGTTACGGGGTAGTTCCTGTAATGTTTTCATGTCTGATATGAAAGTGAGAATAAATCTAGCCAATGACAATAAAACTATATTTTATTATCCTGATGTGGTAGTCAGTTGCGATACTGAAGATCAAGATAGTTATTTTTTGAATTATCCTTGTTTAATTATCGAGGTGCTATCACCAAGTACAGAAACTATAGATAGACGGGAGAAACTTGTTAATTACCGAGGTTTAGCAAGTTTGAAAGAATATGTTTTAATTTCTCAAAATGAAGTTAAGGTAGAGGTTTATCGTCAAGATGAAAAACGAAATTGGACTATACAAACTTTAATGAATCGTGATGATAAATTACATTTAGGTTCCGTTGGCTTGATTCTAGAAACGGCAGATATATATGAAGATATTATTAATATTTAA